A window of the Bacteroides thetaiotaomicron VPI-5482 genome harbors these coding sequences:
- a CDS encoding serine protease, with protein MKKLLILPLALFLLVQSGLAQTPKWVEKAKRAVFSVITYDKNDKMLNTGNGFFVSEDGLALSDYSLFKGAERAVIVTAEGKQMPVSLILGADDMYDVIKFRVAITEKKVPSLVVATTAPAAGADAWMLPYSTQKSIACVSGKVKDVSKIAGEYHYYTLSMQMKDKMVSCPVMNAEGQVFGISQKSSGVDTVTTCYAAGAAFAMSQKISALSLGDVALKNIGIRKGLPEAEDQALVYLFMASTQMSADEYEKLLDDFIRQFPSSTDGYIRRANYYVAKGKDDQSYFDKAVADFNQALKVAAKKDDVYYNIAKLIYGYQLSKPETTYKDWTYDTALKNLRQAMAIDPLPVYTQLEGDILFAQQDYAGALAAYEKVNASNLASAASFFSAAKTKELLKADAKEVLALMDSCIARCPQPVTANFAPYLLERAQIYMNNDQARNAMLDYDAYYKAVNGQVNDLFYYYREQAALKARQYQRALDDIVKAVELSPKDLTYRAEHAVVNLRVGRYEESMKILNEILKDEPKYGEAYRLLGLCQIQLKKTDEACGNFNKAKELGDPNVDELIKKYCK; from the coding sequence ATGAAGAAACTTTTAATCTTACCTTTAGCGCTTTTCCTCTTGGTGCAGAGCGGTCTGGCGCAAACCCCGAAATGGGTGGAGAAGGCGAAACGTGCTGTTTTCTCAGTAATAACTTATGATAAGAATGACAAGATGCTGAATACCGGAAACGGATTTTTCGTATCCGAAGACGGACTGGCTCTTTCTGACTACAGTCTTTTCAAAGGGGCTGAGCGTGCGGTGATTGTCACAGCCGAAGGCAAGCAAATGCCGGTCAGCCTGATTTTGGGAGCAGATGATATGTACGATGTGATCAAGTTTCGTGTGGCCATCACCGAGAAGAAAGTGCCGTCACTGGTAGTGGCGACTACTGCTCCGGCTGCAGGCGCTGACGCATGGATGCTTCCTTATTCTACGCAGAAGAGCATTGCCTGCGTTTCGGGTAAAGTGAAGGATGTATCGAAGATTGCCGGAGAATACCATTACTATACCTTGAGTATGCAGATGAAAGACAAGATGGTGAGTTGTCCGGTGATGAATGCGGAAGGCCAGGTGTTCGGTATTTCACAGAAGTCCTCCGGTGTGGATACGGTAACGACTTGTTATGCGGCAGGGGCAGCTTTTGCAATGTCGCAGAAGATTAGTGCTCTGTCTTTGGGAGACGTTGCTCTGAAGAATATCGGTATCCGGAAAGGATTGCCCGAAGCGGAGGATCAGGCATTGGTGTATCTGTTTATGGCTTCCACGCAGATGTCGGCTGATGAATATGAGAAATTGCTGGACGATTTCATTCGCCAGTTCCCCAGCAGTACCGATGGATATATCCGCCGTGCCAACTATTACGTAGCAAAAGGTAAGGATGACCAGTCTTATTTTGACAAGGCTGTAGCCGACTTTAATCAAGCCTTGAAGGTGGCGGCTAAAAAGGATGATGTGTATTATAATATCGCCAAGCTGATATACGGTTATCAGCTTTCAAAACCGGAAACGACTTATAAAGACTGGACGTATGATACGGCTTTGAAAAATCTCCGTCAGGCGATGGCTATCGATCCTTTGCCCGTTTATACGCAGTTGGAAGGAGATATACTTTTTGCACAGCAGGACTATGCAGGCGCTTTGGCCGCTTATGAGAAGGTGAATGCCAGCAATCTGGCTTCAGCAGCCTCATTCTTTAGTGCCGCCAAGACGAAAGAATTGCTGAAGGCAGATGCCAAAGAAGTGTTGGCATTGATGGACAGTTGCATTGCTCGTTGTCCGCAGCCTGTCACGGCAAATTTTGCTCCTTATCTGCTGGAACGTGCACAGATATATATGAACAACGATCAGGCAAGAAATGCAATGCTCGATTATGATGCTTATTATAAGGCTGTGAACGGACAGGTCAATGACCTTTTCTATTATTATCGTGAGCAGGCTGCGCTGAAAGCCCGTCAATATCAGCGTGCATTGGATGATATCGTGAAAGCGGTTGAATTGAGCCCCAAAGATTTGACTTATCGGGCAGAACATGCAGTGGTTAATCTGCGTGTAGGACGTTACGAAGAATCCATGAAGATACTGAATGAAATTCTGAAAGACGAGCCGAAATATGGGGAAGCATACCGGTTGTTGGGCCTTTGTCAGATACAGTTGAAGAAGACGGACGAAGCTTGCGGAAACTTCAATAAAGCGAAGGAACTGGGTGATCCGAATGTGGATGAACTTATAAAAAAATATTGTAAATAA
- the rlmB gene encoding 23S rRNA (guanosine(2251)-2'-O)-methyltransferase RlmB, translating into MTDKSEMIFGVRAVIEAIQAGKEIDKILVKKDIQSDLSKELFAALKGLLIPVQRVPVERINRITRKNHQGVVAFISSVTYQKTEDLVPFLFEQGKNPFFVMLDGITDVRNFGAIARTCECAAVDAVIIPARGSVSVNADAMKTSAGALHTLPVCREQNLRATLQYLKDSGFRIVAATEKGDYDYTKADYTGPMCIIMGAEDTGVSYDHLALCDEWVKIPMLGTIESLNVSVAAGILIYEAVKQRNND; encoded by the coding sequence ATGACCGATAAAAGTGAAATGATTTTCGGCGTCCGTGCCGTCATAGAGGCCATTCAGGCTGGAAAAGAGATTGATAAGATTCTCGTTAAGAAAGACATTCAAAGTGATCTTTCCAAAGAGCTTTTCGCAGCATTGAAAGGATTGCTGATTCCTGTTCAGCGTGTGCCGGTGGAACGTATCAACCGCATCACACGGAAGAATCATCAGGGTGTGGTTGCCTTCATTTCCTCTGTGACCTATCAGAAGACGGAAGACCTCGTTCCTTTCTTATTCGAGCAAGGCAAGAATCCGTTTTTTGTGATGCTGGATGGCATAACGGATGTGCGTAACTTTGGTGCGATAGCCCGTACCTGCGAATGTGCCGCGGTGGATGCGGTGATTATTCCTGCGCGTGGCAGCGTATCGGTGAATGCCGATGCCATGAAGACTTCCGCAGGTGCGTTGCATACATTGCCTGTCTGCCGCGAACAGAATCTGCGTGCGACTTTGCAGTATCTCAAGGACAGCGGTTTCCGTATCGTTGCCGCTACCGAGAAAGGAGATTATGACTATACGAAAGCCGATTATACGGGACCGATGTGTATCATCATGGGAGCGGAGGACACCGGTGTATCATATGATCATCTGGCTCTCTGTGACGAATGGGTGAAGATACCGATGCTGGGAACCATCGAATCTCTGAATGTTTCCGTAGCTGCCGGTATTTTGATTTATGAAGCTGTGAAACAAAGAAACAACGACTGA
- the recN gene encoding DNA repair protein RecN, whose translation MLRSLYIQNYALIEKLDIGFETGFSVITGETGAGKSIILGAIGLLLGQRADVKAIRRGASKCIIEARFDISAYGMRPFFEENELEYDDEECILRREVQASGKSRAFINDTPASLAQVKELGEQLIDVHSQHQNLLLNKEGFQLNVLDILAHNDDALEKYHLLYNEWKLLDRELSELTALAEQSRTDEDYLRFQLEQLEEAHLVEGEQSELEQEAETLSHAEEIKAGLYRIEQSFFSDEGGLLSFLKDNLNTLNNLRKVYQPAGELSDRMESAYIELKDISQEVSAQGESIEFNPTRLDEVNDRLNLIYSLQQKHRVQTLEELMALADQYRSKLSEITSYDDRIAELTARKEAQYERVKKQATVLTKARAAAAREVEKQLAERLVPLGMPNVRFQVEMGLKKEPGIQGEDTVNFLFSANKNGTLQSISSVASGGEIARVMLSIKAMIAGAVKLPTIVFDEIDTGVSGEIADRMADMMQEMGDCNRQVISITHLPQIAARGRAHYKVYKKDSDTETNSHIRRLTDEERVEEIAHMLSGATLTEAALSNAKALLARTS comes from the coding sequence GTGTTACGTTCACTTTATATTCAGAATTACGCATTGATAGAAAAACTGGATATCGGTTTTGAAACAGGCTTCTCGGTCATCACAGGCGAGACGGGGGCCGGAAAATCGATTATTCTGGGAGCCATCGGTCTGCTGCTCGGACAGCGTGCCGATGTGAAAGCGATTCGTCGTGGAGCTTCTAAATGTATTATCGAAGCACGTTTTGATATCTCGGCTTACGGTATGCGCCCGTTTTTTGAAGAGAACGAACTGGAATACGACGACGAGGAATGTATCCTGCGGCGCGAAGTGCAGGCGTCCGGCAAAAGCCGCGCATTCATTAATGATACGCCTGCTTCGCTGGCACAGGTGAAGGAATTGGGCGAACAACTGATCGATGTACATTCGCAGCATCAGAATCTTTTGCTCAATAAAGAAGGTTTCCAACTGAATGTACTCGATATTCTGGCTCATAACGATGATGCGCTGGAGAAGTATCATTTACTGTATAATGAATGGAAGCTGCTCGACCGTGAATTGTCCGAGCTGACGGCACTTGCCGAGCAAAGCCGGACGGATGAGGACTATCTTCGTTTCCAGCTGGAACAACTGGAGGAAGCTCATCTGGTGGAAGGGGAGCAGAGCGAACTGGAGCAGGAGGCGGAAACTCTGAGTCATGCCGAGGAGATCAAAGCGGGGCTTTACCGCATCGAACAGTCTTTTTTCTCGGACGAAGGCGGACTGCTTTCTTTCCTGAAAGATAATCTGAATACGCTGAATAATCTGAGAAAGGTGTATCAGCCTGCCGGAGAACTGAGCGACCGCATGGAAAGTGCCTACATCGAACTGAAAGATATTTCGCAGGAAGTCTCAGCGCAGGGAGAATCCATCGAGTTTAATCCTACCCGTCTGGACGAAGTGAACGATCGTCTGAATCTGATTTACTCCCTGCAACAGAAGCATCGGGTACAGACACTTGAAGAATTGATGGCCTTGGCAGACCAATATCGCAGTAAGTTGTCCGAGATCACCTCTTATGATGATCGCATAGCCGAACTGACTGCCCGCAAGGAAGCCCAGTATGAACGGGTGAAGAAGCAAGCCACCGTGCTGACAAAAGCCCGTGCGGCAGCCGCCCGTGAAGTGGAGAAACAACTGGCTGAACGGCTGGTCCCGCTGGGTATGCCCAACGTCCGCTTCCAAGTGGAAATGGGATTGAAGAAAGAACCGGGCATACAGGGGGAGGATACTGTCAACTTCCTGTTCTCCGCCAACAAGAACGGAACGTTGCAAAGCATATCTTCCGTTGCTTCTGGAGGTGAAATTGCGCGTGTGATGCTTTCTATCAAAGCGATGATCGCCGGTGCGGTGAAACTGCCTACGATTGTATTTGATGAGATCGATACCGGAGTTTCCGGTGAAATAGCCGACCGTATGGCGGATATGATGCAGGAAATGGGTGACTGCAACCGTCAGGTGATCAGTATCACACATCTGCCTCAGATCGCAGCTCGCGGGCGCGCTCATTATAAAGTATATAAGAAGGACAGCGATACGGAAACGAACAGCCATATCCGCCGTCTCACCGATGAAGAACGGGTAGAGGAGATCGCTCACATGCTGAGCGGAGCCACATTGACCGAGGCTGCCCTCAGCAATGCGAAGGCCCTGTTGGCCCGTACTTCATAA
- the coaBC gene encoding bifunctional phosphopantothenoylcysteine decarboxylase/phosphopantothenate--cysteine ligase CoaBC, with the protein MLKGKKIILGITGSIAAYKACYIIRGLIKQGAEVQVVITPAGKEFITPITLSALTSKPVISEFFAQRDGTWNSHVDLGLWADAMLIAPATASTIGKMANGIADNMLITTYLSAKAPVFIAPAMDLDMYAHPSTQKNLDILRSYGNRIIEPATGELASHLVGKGRMEEPENIIRVLDEFFSASAELQGRKIMITAGPTYEKIDPVRFIGNYSSGKMGFALAEECARRGAEVTLITGPVQLKTQHSRIHRIDVESAQEMYEAAQTCFPTSDVGILCAAVADFRPETVAGKKIKREKEEELTLHLQATQDIAASLGKIKEDNQLLVGFALETNNEQQNAEGKLERKNFDFIVLNSLNDAGAGFRHDTNKISIIDRKGREDYPLKPKQEVAQDIINHLVAVLTH; encoded by the coding sequence ATGCTAAAAGGAAAAAAGATAATTCTTGGAATAACCGGTAGCATCGCTGCTTATAAGGCTTGTTACATTATCCGCGGACTGATAAAGCAGGGAGCGGAAGTGCAGGTGGTCATTACTCCGGCGGGAAAAGAATTTATTACTCCCATCACTCTTTCGGCTTTGACCAGTAAGCCGGTCATCAGCGAGTTTTTTGCCCAACGGGACGGTACGTGGAACAGCCATGTGGACTTGGGTCTGTGGGCGGATGCCATGCTGATCGCACCCGCTACCGCCTCCACCATCGGAAAGATGGCGAACGGGATAGCAGACAATATGCTGATAACCACTTATCTTTCGGCCAAAGCTCCGGTATTCATTGCACCGGCTATGGACCTCGATATGTATGCACATCCTTCTACACAGAAGAATCTGGATATATTGCGTTCCTATGGCAACCGCATCATTGAGCCCGCAACGGGTGAACTTGCCAGCCATCTGGTCGGTAAAGGGCGTATGGAAGAACCGGAAAACATTATCCGAGTGCTGGACGAGTTTTTCTCTGCGAGTGCCGAACTTCAGGGAAGGAAAATTATGATAACTGCCGGACCGACTTACGAAAAGATCGATCCGGTCCGTTTTATCGGCAATTATTCTTCCGGTAAGATGGGATTTGCTTTGGCGGAAGAATGTGCCCGTCGTGGGGCAGAGGTGACATTGATCACCGGACCGGTGCAACTGAAAACGCAGCATTCGCGTATCCACCGGATAGATGTGGAATCTGCTCAGGAAATGTATGAGGCAGCGCAAACCTGTTTCCCGACTTCCGACGTGGGGATTCTTTGTGCGGCAGTCGCCGATTTCCGCCCGGAAACGGTGGCCGGCAAAAAGATCAAACGGGAGAAGGAAGAAGAACTGACCTTGCATCTTCAGGCTACGCAGGACATTGCTGCAAGTCTGGGAAAGATCAAAGAAGACAATCAACTGTTAGTGGGGTTTGCCCTCGAAACAAATAACGAACAGCAGAATGCCGAAGGAAAGCTCGAACGTAAAAACTTTGACTTTATCGTCCTCAACTCTCTGAATGATGCGGGAGCCGGCTTCCGTCACGATACAAACAAGATTAGCATTATTGATCGCAAAGGTCGCGAGGATTATCCTCTGAAGCCCAAACAGGAAGTAGCGCAAGACATCATCAACCATCTGGTTGCCGTTTTGACTCACTGA
- a CDS encoding 3'-5' exonuclease produces the protein MKLNLKNPIVFFDLETTGTNINTDRIVEICYLKVYPNGNEETKTMRINPEMHIPEASSAVHGIYDADVADCPTFKEVAKNVARDIEGCDLAGFNSNRFDIPVLAEEFLRAGVDIDMTKRKFVDVQVIFHKMEQRTLSAAYKFYCEKSLEDAHTAEADTRATYEVLKAQLDRYPDLQNDIAFLAEYSSFTKNVDFAGRMVYDDNGVEVFNFGKYKGMSVAEVLKKDPGYYSWILNSDFTLNTKAVLTKIRLREMSNLITK, from the coding sequence ATGAAATTAAATTTGAAAAACCCGATTGTGTTCTTCGATCTGGAGACAACGGGAACCAATATCAACACAGACCGGATCGTTGAAATTTGCTATCTGAAAGTATATCCTAACGGGAATGAGGAAACGAAAACAATGCGTATCAATCCCGAAATGCATATTCCTGAAGCTTCTTCTGCCGTACATGGCATTTATGATGCCGATGTAGCGGACTGTCCGACTTTCAAGGAGGTGGCAAAGAATGTGGCCCGTGACATTGAAGGCTGCGATTTGGCAGGATTCAACTCTAATCGCTTCGATATTCCGGTATTGGCAGAGGAATTTCTTCGTGCCGGTGTAGATATCGATATGACGAAGCGCAAGTTTGTCGATGTACAGGTGATTTTCCACAAGATGGAGCAACGTACCCTTTCGGCTGCCTATAAGTTCTATTGCGAAAAGAGTCTGGAAGACGCCCATACGGCCGAGGCCGATACACGTGCCACTTATGAGGTGCTGAAAGCACAGCTCGACCGCTATCCGGATCTTCAGAACGACATCGCCTTCCTGGCAGAATATTCAAGTTTCACTAAGAATGTGGACTTTGCCGGCCGGATGGTGTATGACGACAATGGTGTGGAAGTATTTAATTTCGGAAAATATAAAGGAATGTCTGTAGCCGAGGTACTGAAGAAAGACCCCGGATACTACAGCTGGATTTTAAACAGTGATTTCACGTTGAATACCAAGGCGGTGCTGACTAAAATCCGTCTGCGTGAAATGAGTAATTTGATTACAAAATAA